A DNA window from Arachis hypogaea cultivar Tifrunner chromosome 18, arahy.Tifrunner.gnm2.J5K5, whole genome shotgun sequence contains the following coding sequences:
- the LOC112771709 gene encoding stress-response A/B barrel domain-containing protein At5g22580, translating into MADFKHFVIVKFKEGVAVEDLTKGMEKLVSEIDAVKSFEWGQDIESLDMLRQGFTHAFLMTFGNKEDFVAFQSHPNHVEFSATFSAAIEKIVVLDFSSTLVKKAPA; encoded by the exons ATGGCAGACTTCAAGCACTTTGTGATTGTGAAGTTCAAGGAAGGTGTTGCTGTTGAAGATCTCACCAAAGGGATGGAGAAGTTGGTCTCTGAGATTGATGCTGTTAAGTCCTTTGAATG GGGACAGGACATTGAAAGCTTAGATATGCTGAGACAAGGTTTTACTCATGCATTCTTGATGACATTTGGAAATAAAGAAGACTTTGTTGCATTTCAGAGCCATCCAAATCATGTTGAATTCTCAGCAACATTTTCAGCAGCTATTGAGAAGATTGTGGTGCTGGATTTCTCATCTACTCTTGTCAAGAAGGCACCAGCATGA